A window of the Polaribacter batillariae genome harbors these coding sequences:
- a CDS encoding ATP-dependent DNA helicase — translation MKINYNPKYIKKHLSIRVPWHDNAWNGTICKNAKNNDACLALKNCAENRNDDIEKELAGKRICDIKDETKLPPCISESAMFMADFDFTKNLKHPYATSYNDYYKHLQPTPVIFPKYSATAIPFRWGMPENAEEFAEQYDLDYDSNREPYKKTNDESLRFTTNWVQDYINQKSVFNCFFEHINPIESLSFFYAKEVPFVEENNRVLVGLGEITSIIEQKAFNTSDDTGFISMPWEHMVNHSIRPNCKEGFLFPYHQAIEYQKEHPNFDPKSIAVIIPNEFRSEFSYATEHVSHDFAIYIIRESIKKIELAKELEIGSNWDNILEWLSKKLIVVKKLRGDYPGFGVALTSLGIERGHFLAQYIFNNIKKGDCPWAFLDKVLSNLNLLPDNLKDSVSIENVEIWNYYKKQQTNRLSLLQLISRFNLSESQANVIFDIEQRRKKYQYKTDKEIIENPYLLYEISIHSTEPINYSVIDTGLMLNRNKKLEPSQTKQFSKLSKERIKALTVMQLEKQANNGHTLFPEDEIIKNIANLPIEPECNLNADYFNLASSIFDKSIITHYTADNKKAYQLSRFDETAELINTVITKRLKAKKHNFQENWEQYLNEISFKDTEADKKAKEEKIKALEVMANSRFSVLIGQAGSGKTTLLSALASIPKIKQGNILFLAPTGKARVRMEEKAKKHGVTAKTIASFLFKSRRFKGSTQTFHLNDADKEMGYKTVIIDECSMLTEEMLAATLQHLKRVERLILVGDYRQLPPIGAGRPFFDIINYIKPKGIENQFPKIGESYIELTASARQVQVDKEKRFDTDFANLFGGNIKENNADSIFEQVISGKSENIKIFNWNNESDFENVLFDVLENELGITDEASFNKSIGANDAGFFNWRESVKSVENWQLLSPIKSKVFGTNQLNRGLHQKFKKDALHWAYNGKKTPKPLGIENIIYGDKVINLQNGKRDKGTYPNDGINYLANGEIGVAVGRTNWKNTKWKGKQPYQLEVEFSSQIGYKYQFTSRDFDEENGSFLELAYALTIHKAQGSQFKTVILAIPEPCVLLSRELLYTAMTRQEDKVILLYQGNSQMLFNYTNDSHSANLQRITNLFYKPNITKYKEILFEKNLIHCASDGKFLRSKSEVIIYELLLKNDLEPEYEYKLEIDGQIKRPDFYIVDDDSGIDYYWEHLGMLNYSNYAQKWNEKLDWYKSKNILPIEEGGGDNGSLIITKDDAKGGISAKDIAKIIEEVFEIKSKEKTLNEIKELTTVVFQLRNTVESYFSKLSLQFNEIKESSIERDDRIETIYKILDENSKSSNLQVYYSNVENSIENYDLLIDNSKMFLASAFFLKDKFETNDVVDFSPFILQFSRAIENELLHKVFFSFYSSLKRILEKDSDVLEKEFGNNKTKVFAKLLSKKTDKFTLGTMVFILGYVADENGKTIKSSSLLQEFRKHITSVSGERLLNSIFISNLKTLTDDYRNKAAHISQIENGEADKFLSLGKNILNELLNSLK, via the coding sequence ATGAAAATAAATTACAATCCCAAATACATAAAAAAGCATTTATCTATTAGAGTTCCTTGGCACGACAACGCTTGGAATGGAACAATTTGTAAAAACGCAAAGAATAATGATGCTTGTTTAGCTCTGAAAAATTGTGCTGAGAATAGAAATGACGACATAGAAAAAGAGCTCGCAGGTAAAAGGATTTGTGATATTAAAGATGAAACAAAACTACCACCTTGTATTTCTGAAAGTGCAATGTTTATGGCGGATTTTGATTTTACCAAAAACCTTAAACATCCATACGCAACAAGTTATAATGACTACTACAAACATCTTCAACCTACACCAGTAATTTTTCCAAAATATAGTGCAACTGCCATCCCATTTAGATGGGGAATGCCCGAAAACGCTGAGGAATTTGCCGAACAATATGACTTAGATTATGATTCAAATCGAGAACCTTATAAAAAAACGAATGACGAATCGTTAAGATTTACTACGAATTGGGTACAAGATTACATAAATCAAAAGTCTGTATTTAATTGTTTTTTTGAACATATCAATCCTATTGAATCTTTAAGTTTTTTCTACGCAAAAGAAGTGCCTTTTGTAGAAGAAAACAATAGAGTTCTAGTTGGTCTAGGCGAAATAACTTCTATAATTGAGCAAAAGGCTTTTAACACATCAGACGATACAGGTTTTATCTCTATGCCTTGGGAACATATGGTTAATCACAGTATAAGACCAAATTGTAAAGAAGGTTTTTTATTCCCATATCATCAAGCAATAGAGTACCAAAAGGAGCATCCCAATTTTGACCCAAAAAGTATTGCTGTAATAATTCCTAATGAATTTAGGTCTGAATTTTCATATGCAACCGAACACGTATCACACGATTTTGCAATTTATATTATACGAGAATCTATTAAAAAAATAGAACTAGCAAAAGAGTTGGAAATTGGAAGTAATTGGGATAACATTTTAGAATGGTTAAGTAAAAAATTAATTGTTGTAAAAAAACTAAGAGGCGATTATCCAGGTTTTGGAGTTGCTTTAACAAGTTTAGGAATAGAAAGAGGTCATTTTCTAGCACAGTATATTTTTAACAATATTAAAAAAGGAGATTGTCCTTGGGCTTTTTTAGATAAAGTTTTGTCTAATTTAAATCTGTTACCAGACAATTTAAAAGATAGTGTTTCTATAGAAAATGTAGAAATATGGAATTACTATAAAAAACAACAAACAAATCGCTTATCCCTTTTACAATTGATAAGTAGATTTAATCTAAGTGAATCTCAAGCAAATGTAATATTTGACATTGAACAACGAAGAAAAAAATATCAATATAAAACTGACAAGGAGATAATTGAAAATCCATACTTGCTATATGAAATCTCTATACATTCAACAGAGCCAATAAATTATTCAGTAATAGATACTGGTTTAATGTTAAATAGAAATAAAAAGCTTGAACCAAGTCAAACAAAACAGTTTTCTAAATTAAGTAAGGAAAGAATAAAGGCATTGACCGTAATGCAATTGGAAAAGCAAGCAAATAATGGGCATACACTATTTCCAGAAGATGAAATAATTAAAAACATTGCCAATTTACCGATTGAACCAGAATGTAACCTAAATGCTGATTACTTTAATCTGGCATCTTCAATTTTTGATAAAAGTATAATAACTCACTACACAGCGGATAACAAAAAAGCATATCAATTATCAAGGTTTGATGAGACAGCAGAATTAATAAACACAGTAATCACAAAAAGATTAAAGGCTAAAAAACATAATTTTCAAGAAAATTGGGAACAATATTTAAATGAAATTTCATTTAAAGACACAGAAGCTGATAAAAAAGCTAAAGAAGAAAAGATTAAAGCCTTAGAAGTAATGGCTAATTCTCGTTTTTCTGTTTTAATTGGGCAAGCTGGTTCAGGGAAAACAACTTTATTGTCAGCGTTGGCATCTATTCCAAAAATTAAACAAGGTAATATTCTCTTTCTAGCACCTACTGGTAAAGCTCGTGTTAGAATGGAAGAAAAAGCAAAAAAACACGGAGTTACAGCAAAAACGATAGCAAGTTTTTTATTTAAATCTAGAAGATTTAAGGGCTCGACACAAACTTTTCACTTAAATGATGCTGATAAAGAAATGGGTTATAAAACAGTCATTATTGATGAGTGTTCTATGTTGACAGAAGAAATGTTGGCTGCAACTTTACAACATTTAAAAAGAGTTGAAAGACTTATTCTTGTTGGAGATTATAGACAACTTCCGCCAATTGGTGCTGGAAGACCATTCTTTGACATCATTAATTATATTAAACCTAAAGGAATTGAAAATCAATTTCCGAAAATAGGAGAATCATATATTGAACTAACCGCATCTGCCAGACAGGTACAAGTGGATAAAGAAAAAAGGTTTGATACTGATTTTGCGAATCTTTTCGGTGGGAATATTAAGGAAAATAATGCTGACAGCATTTTTGAACAAGTAATTAGCGGTAAAAGTGAAAACATAAAAATATTTAATTGGAATAATGAGTCCGATTTTGAAAATGTGTTATTTGATGTATTGGAAAATGAATTAGGAATTACAGACGAAGCATCTTTTAACAAATCTATTGGAGCAAATGATGCAGGTTTTTTTAATTGGAGAGAATCAGTAAAAAGTGTTGAAAATTGGCAATTACTTAGCCCAATAAAATCAAAAGTTTTTGGAACAAATCAATTGAACAGAGGTCTTCATCAAAAATTTAAAAAAGATGCTTTGCATTGGGCTTATAATGGAAAAAAAACGCCCAAACCTCTTGGAATAGAAAATATTATTTATGGCGACAAAGTAATTAACCTTCAAAATGGTAAAAGAGACAAAGGAACATATCCAAACGATGGAATAAATTATTTAGCAAATGGAGAAATAGGAGTTGCAGTTGGTCGAACAAACTGGAAGAATACTAAATGGAAAGGAAAACAGCCTTATCAATTAGAAGTAGAATTTTCTTCTCAAATTGGATATAAATATCAATTTACTTCCCGAGATTTTGATGAAGAAAATGGGAGTTTTTTAGAATTGGCTTATGCTTTAACAATCCACAAAGCACAAGGTAGTCAGTTTAAAACTGTAATATTGGCGATTCCAGAACCTTGCGTTTTATTGTCTCGTGAACTTCTCTATACAGCAATGACTAGACAAGAAGATAAAGTTATATTACTTTACCAAGGTAATTCGCAAATGCTCTTCAACTATACTAATGATTCTCATTCAGCAAATTTACAACGAATAACCAACCTATTTTACAAACCAAATATTACTAAATACAAAGAGATTTTATTTGAAAAGAATTTAATTCATTGTGCATCTGATGGAAAATTCTTGCGTTCAAAATCTGAAGTTATAATTTATGAATTACTTCTAAAAAATGATTTAGAACCAGAATATGAATATAAGTTAGAAATTGACGGTCAAATAAAACGACCTGATTTTTACATTGTAGATGATGATAGTGGTATCGATTACTATTGGGAGCATTTAGGAATGTTAAATTATTCAAATTATGCTCAAAAATGGAATGAAAAACTAGATTGGTATAAATCCAAAAATATACTTCCAATTGAAGAAGGTGGTGGCGATAATGGTTCTTTGATAATTACTAAGGATGATGCAAAAGGCGGAATATCAGCAAAAGATATCGCAAAAATTATTGAAGAAGTATTTGAAATAAAATCAAAAGAAAAAACTCTAAATGAGATAAAGGAATTAACAACCGTTGTTTTCCAATTAAGAAATACCGTAGAAAGCTATTTCTCAAAACTTTCTTTACAATTCAATGAAATAAAAGAATCATCAATTGAAAGGGACGATAGAATAGAGACTATTTATAAAATTTTAGATGAGAATTCTAAATCAAGTAATCTTCAAGTTTATTATTCAAATGTTGAAAATAGCATAGAAAACTATGATTTATTAATTGATAATTCCAAAATGTTTTTAGCGTCCGCTTTTTTCTTAAAAGATAAATTTGAGACTAACGATGTGGTTGATTTCTCACCATTTATTTTACAATTTTCTAGAGCAATAGAAAATGAATTATTGCATAAAGTATTCTTTTCTTTTTATTCAAGTTTAAAAAGGATATTAGAAAAAGATTCTGATGTTTTAGAAAAAGAATTTGGGAATAATAAAACAAAGGTTTTTGCTAAATTATTAAGTAAAAAAACAGATAAATTCACCTTAGGAACAATGGTTTTCATACTCGGATATGTTGCAGACGAAAATGGAAAAACAATCAAATCTTCCAGTTTACTGCAAGAATTTCGTAAACATATTACCTCTGTTTCTGGAGAGCGATTATTAAATTCTATATTCATTAGTAACCTGAAAACATTAACAGACGATTATAGAAACAAAGCAGCTCATATTAGCCAAATAGAAAATGGAGAAGCAGATAAATTCTTAAGTCTAGGTAAAAATATACTAAATGAATTACTAAACTCTTTGAAATGA
- the ftsZ gene encoding cell division protein FtsZ: MSAEFDNISFDMPKTQSNTIKVIGVGGGGSNAVNHMYTQQIRGVDFVICNTDAQALENSPVPNKIQLGANLTSGLGAGANPEIGAQAAKESLQEIQQMLNTQTKMVFITAGMGGGTGTGAAPIIAKIAKDMDILTVGIVTMPFAFEGRRRLKQAQLGIDQLRQNVDSLIVINNNKLREVYGNLGFKAGFSKADEVLSTASRGIAEVITHHYKQNIDLHDAKTVLSNSGTAIMGSAKEEGQDRAKTAIIKALDSPLLNDNKITGAKNVLLLIVSGSNEVTLDEIGEINDFIQDEAGYDANIIMGIGEDEELGDAISVTIVATGFAADQQSSITNTEVKKIVHTLEDEQKATYDFGEKTITKAPTLNQPISNAPEQKIIHTLEDDVETVAKPNSPQMELVPTSEIIANMPVSYDEISLETLSDDDFIITDVTSINTSSNEVEKEEAPQQMQADLLFDLPLNSSKTEAKEEDEIKFDLQEKEAIKALKVSEPEEIKVEKRYVLEDFDAQPTIGKSSHIKENKTIVEEEEIRFELKTATSQSEINPTETKSEEVSPLDLTISELQQRAEERRRKMKGFNYKFNDQLNKNIDEIERQPAYKRQGVDLNVNAPISQSKTAIKKEDDPIDFKSNNSFLHDNVD; this comes from the coding sequence ATGAGCGCAGAATTCGATAACATTTCATTTGACATGCCCAAAACACAATCGAACACCATTAAAGTAATTGGTGTTGGTGGTGGTGGAAGCAATGCAGTAAACCATATGTACACACAACAAATTAGAGGGGTGGACTTTGTAATTTGTAATACAGATGCACAAGCTTTAGAGAACAGTCCAGTGCCTAATAAAATTCAGTTGGGGGCTAACTTAACTTCGGGTTTAGGAGCAGGAGCAAATCCAGAAATAGGTGCACAAGCAGCCAAAGAAAGTTTACAGGAAATTCAGCAAATGTTAAATACCCAAACAAAAATGGTGTTTATTACTGCAGGAATGGGAGGTGGAACAGGAACAGGAGCAGCACCAATTATTGCCAAAATTGCAAAAGATATGGACATTCTTACGGTTGGTATCGTAACAATGCCATTTGCTTTCGAAGGTAGAAGACGTTTAAAACAGGCCCAATTAGGTATCGATCAACTGCGACAAAATGTAGATTCTTTAATTGTAATAAACAATAATAAATTACGTGAAGTTTACGGAAACCTTGGTTTTAAAGCAGGTTTCTCGAAAGCAGACGAGGTTTTATCTACAGCTTCTCGTGGAATTGCAGAAGTAATTACACATCACTACAAACAAAATATCGACTTGCACGATGCAAAAACCGTACTTTCTAATAGCGGAACTGCCATTATGGGGTCTGCAAAAGAAGAAGGCCAAGACAGAGCGAAAACAGCCATTATAAAAGCATTGGATTCACCACTATTAAATGACAATAAAATTACAGGCGCTAAAAACGTATTGCTATTAATTGTTTCTGGTTCTAACGAAGTTACTTTAGATGAAATAGGAGAAATAAACGACTTTATACAAGATGAAGCTGGTTACGATGCCAACATTATTATGGGTATTGGAGAAGACGAAGAATTAGGAGATGCCATTTCTGTAACAATCGTTGCGACTGGTTTTGCAGCCGACCAACAAAGTAGCATTACAAATACAGAAGTAAAGAAAATTGTACACACGCTAGAAGACGAGCAAAAAGCAACATACGATTTTGGAGAGAAAACAATCACAAAAGCGCCAACATTAAATCAGCCAATTTCTAATGCTCCAGAACAGAAAATTATACACACTTTAGAAGATGATGTAGAAACGGTTGCAAAGCCAAATTCTCCGCAAATGGAATTAGTTCCAACTTCAGAAATTATTGCAAATATGCCAGTCTCTTATGATGAAATTTCTTTAGAAACCCTTTCTGATGACGATTTTATTATTACAGATGTTACATCAATTAACACCAGTTCAAACGAAGTCGAGAAAGAGGAAGCTCCACAACAAATGCAGGCAGATTTATTGTTCGATTTGCCTTTAAATTCTTCTAAAACAGAAGCAAAAGAAGAAGATGAAATTAAATTTGACTTACAAGAAAAAGAGGCAATAAAAGCACTAAAAGTTTCTGAGCCTGAAGAAATAAAGGTCGAAAAAAGATACGTTTTAGAAGATTTTGATGCACAACCAACTATTGGAAAAAGCTCTCATATCAAAGAAAATAAAACGATTGTAGAAGAAGAGGAAATTCGTTTTGAATTAAAAACAGCAACTTCGCAATCGGAAATAAACCCAACTGAAACGAAAAGCGAAGAAGTTTCTCCTTTAGATTTAACAATTTCGGAATTACAACAAAGAGCTGAAGAAAGACGTAGAAAAATGAAAGGTTTCAACTATAAATTTAACGATCAGTTAAATAAAAATATAGACGAAATTGAGCGTCAGCCAGCCTATAAAAGGCAAGGTGTAGATTTAAATGTAAATGCTCCAATTAGCCAATCTAAAACAGCAATTAAAAAAGAAGACGACCCAATAGATTTTAAATCGAACAACTCTTTTTTACATGATAATGTAGATTAA
- a CDS encoding mechanosensitive ion channel family protein, with amino-acid sequence MRNLFLFLFFITSSLVAQEQEKDSIKVNLSNPHATIYTHLYFLQSDSYEPKKAAKTILGFSEEKAIEKAIKIKKVLDGKGLYVDLNKVPTNNNFKDTIGYTSYYRYVIFPERMPEIYVEKIGDKWYYSSETVAKIDNLYKETFPWYIQKLQSIIPIAGHKEFLEIELWQFVGLLLLFVLSYIVFLISKKIAFFILQKIKYLVNKTTNLKVDAVLKKLAHPISLLFIVAIIDKVFPSLQFGLEINTWVFLALNIAKTVFWIYVFLKLVKVIMEIYSEFTERTHSRLDDQLVPIVNNFFTGLVIVLGIFKLLTLFGVNTTTILAGATIGGLAVALASQDTVKNLIGTLMIFLDKPFHIEDWIEAGEVVGTVEKVGFRSTSVRAADTSVYKIPNSKLSEIVINNKGLRLFRRYNTNLGLRYDTPPELIEAFVKGVREIVIAHPETRSDSYNVEFTGFGDSALLIMVNVYFKSLAWGVEQSSKHRLHIAIVKLAKELGVDFAFPSTTVTIEQFPEKNGLLPKYNTDKERIANSIEKVLAEFTNENPIESNN; translated from the coding sequence ATGCGCAACCTATTTTTATTCTTATTTTTTATTACATCTTCTTTAGTAGCACAAGAACAAGAGAAAGATTCTATTAAGGTAAACTTAAGCAATCCTCATGCTACTATTTACACCCATTTGTATTTTTTACAATCCGATTCTTACGAGCCTAAAAAAGCTGCAAAAACTATTTTAGGCTTTAGCGAAGAGAAAGCCATAGAAAAGGCTATAAAAATAAAAAAAGTTTTAGATGGTAAGGGATTGTATGTCGATTTAAATAAGGTTCCTACAAACAATAATTTTAAAGATACCATTGGCTATACTTCTTATTATAGATATGTAATCTTTCCTGAAAGAATGCCAGAGATTTATGTCGAAAAAATAGGAGATAAATGGTATTACTCTTCGGAAACCGTAGCTAAAATAGATAATTTATACAAAGAGACTTTTCCTTGGTACATTCAAAAATTACAAAGTATAATTCCAATTGCCGGACATAAAGAATTTTTAGAAATAGAATTATGGCAGTTTGTGGGTTTGTTATTGCTCTTCGTTTTGTCTTATATTGTTTTTTTAATCTCAAAAAAGATTGCATTTTTTATTTTACAAAAAATAAAATATCTAGTAAATAAAACCACCAACTTAAAAGTAGATGCTGTACTTAAAAAACTGGCTCATCCTATAAGTTTGTTGTTTATAGTAGCAATTATCGATAAAGTTTTTCCTTCTTTACAGTTTGGTTTAGAAATAAATACTTGGGTGTTTTTGGCTTTAAATATTGCCAAAACCGTATTTTGGATTTACGTTTTCTTAAAGCTTGTAAAAGTGATTATGGAAATTTACTCTGAGTTTACAGAAAGAACACATAGTAGATTAGACGACCAATTGGTACCAATTGTAAATAATTTTTTTACTGGATTGGTTATTGTACTTGGTATTTTTAAATTGCTTACTTTATTTGGCGTAAATACAACCACAATTTTGGCAGGAGCTACCATTGGTGGTTTGGCTGTGGCTTTGGCGTCTCAAGACACCGTTAAAAACCTAATAGGAACTTTAATGATTTTTCTTGACAAACCTTTTCATATAGAAGATTGGATTGAAGCTGGAGAAGTTGTAGGAACTGTCGAAAAAGTAGGTTTTCGTTCTACTAGCGTTCGCGCAGCAGATACGTCTGTATATAAAATACCAAACAGTAAATTATCGGAAATTGTTATAAATAATAAGGGTTTACGATTGTTTAGAAGATATAATACCAATTTAGGTTTGCGTTACGATACACCACCAGAATTAATTGAAGCTTTTGTAAAAGGAGTTCGAGAAATTGTAATTGCGCATCCAGAAACAAGGTCCGATTCTTACAATGTAGAGTTTACAGGTTTTGGAGATTCTGCTTTGTTAATAATGGTAAACGTTTACTTTAAAAGTTTAGCTTGGGGTGTAGAGCAATCTTCGAAACATAGATTACACATTGCCATTGTAAAATTAGCAAAAGAATTGGGGGTCGATTTTGCTTTTCCTTCTACTACTGTAACCATAGAACAGTTTCCAGAGAAAAATGGGTTATTGCCAAAATACAATACAGACAAAGAAAGAATTGCCAATTCTATAGAAAAAGTATTGGCAGAGTTTACGAATGAAAACCCAATTGAATCTAATAATTAA
- a CDS encoding glycoside hydrolase family 95 protein encodes MQNYNRLLINCASILFTFLFVTCSPKEKLKKDITLWYKQPANNWNEALPLGNGKIGAMVFGNTSNERIQLNDDSMWPADNENWNEPEGDKNDLKEIRKLLFNGKNEEADKLFVDKFSRKSVIRSHQTLGDLYIDFDHQNISDYKRELNISNASSTVSYKTNGSLVTEQVFVSHPHKAIIIQLTSEAPEGLNAKIRLSRPKDKGFETVKVLSTEKNLLLMQGEVTQRGGKFNSEPYPILNGVKFETSLKINNEGGLVERGEKYLELKNVKKATIYIVSNSSYYFKSYQEQNKLDMEAIASKSFDALKKEHVKDYQRLYSRVDLQLNSANSANSANLDTIPTDVRLERVKNGANDVGLQALLFQYGRYLLIGSSRQGSNPANLQGLWNEHIEAPWNADYHLNINLQMNYWLADVTNLGELNNPLFDYIDRLVENGKVTATKNFGCSGTFIPHATDLWAPTWLRAPTAYWGCSVGAGGWMMQHYWQHYEFTRDKTFLKERAFPAIQEVAKFYSDWIIEDPRDGTLISAPSTSPENRFVNAEGKLVATCLGSAMDQQIIYEVFGNYIKACDILNISNDFVEKVKQQQSRLRPGFVIGDHGRILEWDRAYKEPEPGHRHMSHLYGFHPGTSVSKDKNPDIFKAVKKTLDYRLANGGAGTGWSRSWLINCSARLLDGEMAYEHIQLLLKKSMSNNLFDLHPPFQIDGNFGYTAGVSEMLLQSHEENTIRILPALPKSWDNGHIKGLKARGGLTLDVFWSNHQLDKAIISSKNDINFNLVYKNKVEPIKIKAGNTFIYEPSDDKK; translated from the coding sequence ATGCAAAACTACAATCGACTACTTATTAACTGCGCCAGTATCTTATTCACTTTTTTATTTGTTACTTGTTCCCCAAAAGAAAAATTAAAGAAAGATATTACACTTTGGTATAAACAACCCGCCAACAATTGGAACGAAGCGCTACCACTAGGCAATGGAAAGATTGGTGCAATGGTTTTCGGCAATACAAGCAACGAGCGTATTCAATTAAATGATGATTCAATGTGGCCTGCTGATAATGAAAATTGGAATGAGCCTGAAGGGGATAAAAACGACCTCAAAGAGATTAGAAAATTATTATTTAACGGAAAAAACGAAGAAGCCGATAAGTTATTTGTAGATAAGTTTTCACGCAAAAGTGTAATTCGGTCTCATCAAACTTTAGGTGATCTATACATCGATTTCGATCATCAAAATATCTCTGATTATAAAAGAGAGTTAAACATAAGTAATGCATCTTCCACGGTTTCTTACAAAACAAATGGCTCACTAGTTACTGAACAGGTGTTTGTTTCCCATCCTCATAAAGCAATAATAATTCAACTAACTTCAGAAGCTCCAGAAGGATTAAATGCTAAGATTAGGCTAAGCAGACCAAAAGACAAAGGATTTGAGACCGTAAAAGTACTTTCAACCGAAAAGAATCTTCTACTCATGCAAGGAGAAGTAACTCAGCGAGGAGGAAAATTCAATTCAGAACCCTATCCAATTTTAAATGGAGTCAAATTTGAAACATCTTTAAAGATAAATAATGAAGGCGGTTTAGTAGAAAGAGGCGAAAAATATCTTGAATTAAAAAATGTAAAAAAAGCAACCATTTATATAGTTTCTAATTCATCTTATTACTTTAAATCATATCAAGAACAGAACAAACTCGATATGGAAGCCATTGCTTCAAAAAGTTTTGATGCTCTAAAAAAAGAACATGTTAAAGATTATCAACGTTTATATTCAAGAGTAGATTTACAACTCAACTCTGCAAATTCTGCAAATTCTGCAAATTTAGATACAATTCCTACAGATGTTAGACTAGAAAGAGTAAAAAATGGTGCTAATGACGTAGGGTTACAAGCTTTACTTTTTCAGTACGGTCGTTATCTTCTTATTGGATCATCTAGACAAGGTTCTAACCCTGCAAATCTTCAAGGATTATGGAACGAACACATTGAAGCACCTTGGAATGCCGATTACCATCTCAATATCAATCTACAAATGAATTATTGGCTTGCCGATGTTACCAATCTTGGGGAACTCAACAATCCACTATTTGATTACATAGACAGGTTAGTTGAAAATGGAAAAGTAACAGCCACCAAAAATTTTGGTTGTAGTGGTACGTTTATCCCTCATGCAACAGATTTATGGGCACCTACATGGCTAAGAGCACCAACAGCTTATTGGGGTTGTTCGGTAGGAGCTGGTGGTTGGATGATGCAACATTACTGGCAACATTATGAATTTACTCGAGATAAAACTTTCTTAAAAGAGCGAGCTTTTCCTGCCATTCAGGAAGTCGCTAAATTTTATAGTGACTGGATTATTGAAGATCCTAGAGATGGAACATTAATTTCTGCACCTTCCACCTCACCTGAAAACAGATTTGTTAATGCAGAAGGAAAGCTTGTTGCCACCTGTTTGGGCAGTGCAATGGATCAGCAAATTATTTATGAGGTATTTGGCAACTATATAAAAGCATGTGACATCTTAAATATTAGTAACGATTTTGTAGAAAAGGTAAAACAACAGCAAAGTAGGTTACGTCCTGGATTTGTTATTGGTGATCATGGTAGAATTCTTGAATGGGATAGAGCATATAAAGAACCAGAACCCGGACACAGACATATGTCTCATTTATACGGATTTCATCCTGGAACTAGTGTTTCAAAAGATAAAAATCCAGATATATTTAAAGCTGTTAAAAAAACTTTAGATTATCGATTGGCCAATGGCGGAGCTGGTACAGGATGGAGTAGATCTTGGTTAATTAATTGTAGTGCCAGATTATTAGATGGTGAAATGGCGTACGAGCATATTCAACTTTTATTAAAAAAATCGATGAGCAATAATCTCTTTGACTTACACCCTCCATTTCAAATTGATGGAAATTTTGGTTATACAGCCGGTGTTTCAGAGATGCTTTTGCAATCGCACGAAGAAAACACTATTCGAATACTACCTGCTTTGCCCAAAAGTTGGGATAATGGCCATATAAAAGGGTTGAAAGCTAGAGGTGGCTTAACATTAGATGTTTTTTGGAGCAATCATCAGTTAGACAAAGCAATAATCAGTTCTAAGAACGATATCAATTTCAATTTGGTTTACAAGAACAAAGTAGAACCAATTAAAATAAAAGCAGGAAACACTTTTATATATGAACCATCAGATGACAAAAAATAA
- a CDS encoding type II toxin-antitoxin system ParD family antitoxin — protein sequence MSKNTSISLGNYFDQFVSSQVSAGRYKNVSEVIRAGLRLLENEESKVIALRNAIQEGIDSGIAHDFNPEKHLQELKARHKKNG from the coding sequence ATGAGTAAAAATACATCAATATCACTCGGAAATTATTTTGACCAATTTGTAAGTAGCCAAGTTTCTGCTGGACGATATAAAAATGTAAGTGAAGTAATTAGAGCTGGACTTCGACTTTTAGAAAACGAAGAAAGTAAAGTCATTGCTCTGAGAAATGCAATCCAAGAAGGAATTGACAGTGGAATTGCACACGATTTTAACCCTGAAAAACATCTTCAGGAATTAAAAGCTAGACATAAAAAGAATGGCTAA